A portion of the Lolium rigidum isolate FL_2022 chromosome 1, APGP_CSIRO_Lrig_0.1, whole genome shotgun sequence genome contains these proteins:
- the LOC124688892 gene encoding lactoylglutathione lyase-like, translating into MATGSEAGKSAEAVLEWPKQDKKRMLHAVYRVGDLEKTIKCYTECFGMKLLRKRDVPEEKYTNAFLGFGPEDTNFALELTYNYGVDKYDLGEGFGHFAIATEDVYKLAEKIKSSSDCKITREPGPVKGGSTVIAFAQDPDGYMFELIQRGPTPEPLCQVMLRVGDLDRSISFYEKALGMKVLRKKDVPQYKYTIAMLGYADEDKTTVLELTYNYGVTQYSTGSAYAQIAIGTDDVYKSAEAVELVTKELGGKILRQPGPLPGLNTKITSFLDPDGWKVVLVDHADFLKELH; encoded by the exons ATGGCGACCGGTAGCGAAGCTGGAAAGTCTGCCGAGGCCGTGCTGGAGTGGCCTAAGCAGGACAAGAAGAGGATGCTGCATGCTGTGTACCGTGTGGGAGATCTGGAGAAGACCATTAA GTGTTACACAGAATGCTTTGGCATGAAGCTGTTGAGGAAGAGAGATGTTCCTGAAGAGAAGTACACCAACGCGTTCCTTGGGTTTGGACCTGAGGACACTAATTTTGCACTTGAACTGACTTACA ATTATGGTGTTGACAAGTATGACCTTGGAGAGGGCTTTGGACATTTTGCCATCGCAACTGAGGAC GTGTACAAGCTGGCTGAGAAAATTAAATCATCTTCTGACTGTAAGATCACTCGTGAACCTGGTCCTGTAAAGGGAGGATCCACTGTGATTGCCTTTGCACAAGACCCAGATGGTTACATGTTCGAGCTTATCCAGAGAGGTCCAACGCCCGAGCCTCTCTGTCAAGTTATGCTTCGTGTTGGTGATCTTGATCGTTCTATCTCGTTCTATGAGAAG GCCCTCGGGATGAAGGTTctaaggaagaaggatgtgcctcAGTATAAG TACACTATCGCCATGTTGGGCTATGCCGATGAGGATAAGACCACTGTTCTGGAGTTGACATACAACTATGGTGTCACACAATATAGCACGGGCAGTGCATACGCTCAG ATTGCTATTGGCACCGACGATGTGTACAAGAGTGCTGAGGCTGTCGAGCTGGTTACCAAAGAACTAGGGGGGAAGATTCTAAGGCAGCCGGGGCCACTACCGGGGCTGAACACGAAAATCACCTCTTTCCTTGACCCAGATGGCTGGAAAGTG GTTCTGGTGGATCACGCGGACTTCCTCAAGGAGCTCCACTGA